AAGCCCCGCAATCGCGGGGCTTTTCATTTGGATCGACAGAGACTTATTTGTCGTCTTCGTCGTCATCACCGCCCGAAGGCAGGTTGAAGAAGCTTTCCGCATCCGAGAAATCGTCGTCGATCTTGTCGTTGTCCATCAGCTCTTCGTTGCCGCTGTTTTCCGACAGAGTGAAGGTCTCAAGGCCAGCGATGGACGACGGCATTTTCGGCTCGTCTGCGTCCATGCCGAGGCTCTGCTCGGTCGACACCAGCTTGCGGCGCTCGTCATCCGACATGGCCGTGCCTTTGTTGGCGTTGGCCTTCTGAACGGCTTGGTCGAGTTCCGACTGCTTACACAGGCCGAGTGCGACCGGATCGACCGGCTGCATGTTGGCGATGTTCCAGTGGGTACGCTCGCGGATCGCCTGAATGGTCGGCTTGGTGGTTCCGACGAGCTTTGCAATCGCGCCATCGGGAAGTTCGGGGTGGAACTTGACCAGCCATAGGATCGAATTCGGACGGTCTTGACGCTTCGACAGCGGAGTGTAGCGCGGGCCACGGCGCTTTTCTTCGCCAACGGCAGCCGGGTTGAACTTCAGCTTCAGCTTGTGAAGCGGGTTCTTTTCAGCCTTGTCGATTTCTTCTTGAGTCAGCTGGTTGTTGGCAACCGGATCAAAGCCCTTCACGCCCTGAGCGACTTCGCCATCGGCAATGCCCTGAATTTCCAGCTCGTGCATACCGACGAAATCGGCGATCTGCTTGAAGCCGATGGTGGTGTTGTCAATCAGCCAGACAGCGGTGGCTTTGGCCATGATCGGTTTATCGGACATCGTCGTCTCCTGAATACATATCTTCCCCGCTGCCCCGCGAGGGGGCGGGCCAGATCGGATCGGCCCAGTTCACATTGTCGGGGAACTCAGGCGCTATATAGTCATATCATCACAATTAGAAAAGATGAAAATGCGATCGACCCTTGCTGCATTGGCGCTCGGCCTGTTCCCGCAGATTGCGGTCTCTCAGGATATTGCCGGAGAATTCGACTATTACGTGCTGTCTTTGTCTTGGTCGCCTAATTGGTGCACCATTGAAGGCGACGCGCGCGGCTCAACGCAATGTGATGAAGACGAGGATTTCGGCTGGATCATGCACGGACTCTGGCCGCAGTATGAGCGCGGATATCCCGAATATTGCGACACCGATTTCCGCAAGCCTAGCCGCCGACAGACCCGCGATATGGCCGATATCATGGGCACCGACGGTCTGGCGTTCTACCAATGGAACAAGCACGGCGTTTGTTCGGGTTTGTCGTCCGAGGACTACTACGCCCTCGCCCGCAAGGCTTACGAGCGCATTCAAATTCCGACTGCCTTTGCCAAGCTGCAAGATCAGGTCTCGCTCCCCGCTTCGCTGATCGAAGAAGCTTTCGTCCAAGACAATCCTGAAATGGAGCCGGACGGCATCACAATCACCTGCCGGTCTGGCTATATTCAGGAAGCGCGGATCTGCCTGACCCGCGACCTAGAATTCCGGACGTGCAGCGCGGATGTAGTCCGCGACTGCACATTGGATGACGCGCTGTTCGATCCGGTCCGCTAGTAAATACCGGTGAGGCCCTCGGGCTTCACCGATTTCAACACGCGGACGGGCGCATGGTGACGGACTCGCGTCGCCACATCGATAGCGTCTTGATCGATCATGCGAATACAACCTGAAGACACCGCCTTGCCCACCGTTTCCGGCTCGCAGGCACCGTGAATGCGGTAGAGCGTGTCTTCGCCGTTCTGGAACAGATAAAGAGCCCGCGCGCCAAGCGGATTACCCGGCCCACCCGGCATCCCGCCATTGGCGACCGAGTACGGCTCGAACTGGGGCCAGCGCTCGACCATGCTGTCGGGCGCCTTCCAGACGGGCCAATCGCGCTGGTACTGAACCAGAGCGTCGCCTTGCCATTCGAACCCTGCGGCCCCTACGCTGACTCCATATCGGAGCGCGCGGCCATTCGGCTCGATCAGGTAGAGGAATGCCGCATCGGGATCGACGACGATGCCGCCCTCCTCCATGTCGGTAAACGGGTTGGCGATCTCCTGACGCCAGTATTCCCTCGGTACCACGCCGCGCGGGACGGCAGGCACAGGAAACGGCTCGTCATAAAGTGCACCATATCGCGCAGGCATTGGCGGTGGCGGCGGCGGTGCGGGCGGAGCGACAGGCTCCGGCTCTGGTGCAGGGCGGGCACAGGCAGACAGCGCTGCCATTCCCGCCGAAGCGAGAAAACTTCTTCGATTGAACATGATATCCCTCGTGATTTTGCTAACGACTTTCAGGCGTCAGACAAATCGAGGCGGCGGCACCGGAATTTCGAGCTGATGCAGCGCAGACAGCCAGATGGCATCACGCGGCGCGGCGATGGTGGGCAAACGCGGATCGGGCGAGGCCATGTCCTCTGCCAACCACAAGTCTACAGCACACCGATGACCGGGCAAAGACACTCCGTGGCATCGCTGCTGAAGCGTAAGTCCGGCAGCCTGCACAATAGCCGCTTCCGTCGGAACCGAGACAAGCGCCTCCGTCCTTGCGGCCATTCTGAGCGGCAGCAAGGCAAAGATCACCAGCAGGACAAGAGTTATCCGGAACATGAGGCAACCTTGCCCCGCTTTGCAGCGGGGTCCAAGGCGCATCATTTCACATCGACGTGTGGTTACTCTCCGGCAACGCGCATAACGAGCTTGCCGATGTGCGCGCTACTTTCCATCAGCGTATGGGCGTCCGCTGCCTCATCAAGGCTGAATTCCTTGTAGACGATCGGCTTGATCCGGCCCGCACCGAGCAGAGGCCAGACATGTTCGCGCAACTGATCGGCAATCGCAGCCTTCGCTGCATCCGATTGCGGACGAAGGGTCGATCCCGTGAAGGTCAGGCGGCGCATCATCAGCTGCGCCCAGTTCACATCCGCCTTTGATCCTTGCAGGAATGCGATCTGGACAAGACGCCCTTCCATCGCAAGTGACTTGATGTTGCGGTTAATGTACTCGCCGCCAACCATGTCGAGGATAAGGTTCGCGCCGCCAACAGCCTTCATACCTTCAACAAAATCCTCTTCGCGGTAGTTGAAGCACTTCTCGGCACCAAGCTCCTCACAAGCATCGCACTTGTCTGCAGACCCAGCGGTCGCGAATACACGTGCGCCGAACGCCTTCGCCAGTTGGATCGCGGTCGTGCCGATACCAGAGGAACCACCATGAACAAGGAACCGCTCCCCGCCTTTCAGCCCCCCGCGCATGAAGACGTTGGACCAAACGGTGAAGTATGTCTCGGGCAGACAGGCGGCATCGCGCATACTCATGCCATCGGGGATCGGCAGACAGTGCGACGCCGACGTCGCGACGTATTCAGCGTAGCCACCGCCCGGCAGCAGCGCGCAAACCTTGTCGCCAACGGACAGGCTGACGCCTGGACCGACCGCCACAACCTCACCGGACGCCTCCAGCCCCGGCAGATCGCTGGCGTCGGGCGGCGGCGCATAGAGGCCCGCACGTTGAAGCGCGTCGGGACGGTTCACGCCCGTATAGGCAACCTTGATAACAACCTGCCCCGCACCGGCTTCCGGCATCGGACGTTCGCAGGCTTTCAGGACCTCGGGTCCGCCTGCCTTGGTGATTTTGATAGCGCGCACCTGATGCTCCTTATTCGTTCAACGTCCAGCGACCGGGCAGGTCATCCTGCCGTCCGCGAACCGGGGCTTTGATGCCCGAAAGCATCTTCTCCAACCCACCGGCAAACGCGCCAAGCACCGGTGTTTTCTTCACCGCGCCTTTGAACTTTTCGAATGACATGACATCGGCAATGCGGCGGTCGATAAACGCATTCGTCGCCTCGCCGCCCGTCTCGTCACCCAGCCAGTAGAGCACCACAGAACTGTAAACGCCCGAGAGAATCGTCCGTTTGGAATACCAGTTGTAATCGTCCGATGTATCGCCCAGCGTCTCCCAGATCAGATCGGCGGTGCCCCAGATCAGCCCTGCCCCGACCGGCGCCAGATGCGGCAACGCAAACAGCGTTGTTCCGCGGCGGACCAGCTCACGATCTGCGGCCTCCAGACGGAAGCGGATCGCCGCCGCGACCTTCTCGCTGTAGCGCATTTCGTCCAACTCGCCGCTCTGCATCCGCGCCACCATCGCCGCATCGCCCTTATTATGATAGGCAACGGCCAGATCGACAGCGCCGCGCGGGCAGATAGCCAGCGCCTCGGCCTTCGTCATTCCGGCGGCATTCGCGGCATGTTCAAAGGCAGTATCGGTCCAACCGTCGAATACGACGTTGGGCTCAATGGCATCAAGCAAGCGTTCAACGGCAGGCGAAAGGGGCGTAACAGGCATAAGGTCTCTCCTTCGGGGCGGCACACTAGACAACATAGGACGCAATTGCTATATGCCGCCCACCCTGCAAACTTTTTTGCAAATCCAACTTAGGAAGGTGGTGAATACCACATGCAGGTAAGCGTTCGCGATAACAACGTTGAACAGGCGCTCCGTGCGCTCAAGAAAAAACTGCAGCGTGAAGGCGTCTTCCGCGAAATGAAGCTCAAGCAGCATTTCGAGAAGCCCTCCGTCCAGAAGGCCCGTGAAAAGGCCGAGGCGATCCGCCGTCAGCGTAAGCTGGCTCGCAAAAAGCTGCAGCGCGAAGGTCTGCTCTAAGAGCACCCCTTTGTCGCTAAAATTAACCCCCGGCCTCGGTCGGGGGTTTTTCTTTGCGCTCTTCATTCTGACGAAAATACCTCGGGGGTTCGGGGGCAGCGCCCCCGCCCGCGCGCAGCGCGGCCCTTAGATCGGCAATGCTGTCGTCTGCCGTACGGTCTTCAGTGAAAACGACGATTGCAGCGTTTGCACACCCGGCAGCTTCGCCAGATGGCGGCGGTGAATACGTGCGAAATCCTCAGCGTCTTCGGCCACCACCTTCAGCAGATAGTCCGCCGTGCCCGCCATCAGGTGACATTCCAGCACATCCGGCACGCGAGCCACGGCCTTTTCGAACGCGTCCAGCGTCTCGTCAGCCTGCCCGTTCAGTGTGATTTCCACGAACACCGTCGTCTTGCGCCCGACCTTGCGCGGGTTCACGAGCGCCACATAACCCGTGATATATCCGCCCTTCTCCAGATGCTGGACGCGGCGGTGGCAGGCAGAGGGCGATAGGTTCACCCGTTCGGCCAGATCGGCATTACTCAGCCGACCCTCCTTCTGGAGGATTGTGAGGATGCGTTGATCCGTCGGATCGATTCCGAAATCAGTCACGTTTCTTCGCCAATTCAATCAGTATGTCGAATAATCTTCGAATATTCGCTTTTTCGCAACCGATCTTTCCGACGCAATTGCACGAAAGGTGCGTCATCCTACGTTCAAGCGAACAGGAGGATGTACCATGCACATCGGCTGCCCCAAAGAAATCAAACCGCAAGAATTCCGCGTCGGCATGACGCCCAGCGCCGTTCAGGAGGCCGTAGCCCACGGCCACACCGTCACCATCGAAACCAATGCAGGTGCCGGTGCCGGTTTCACTGACGAAGACTACACTGCCGCTGGCGCAAGCATTGCTGCCAAGGCCGAAGACATCTTCGCAGCTGCCGACATGATCGTGAAGGTCAAGGAGCCGCAGGCCGTAGAGCGCAAGATGCTCCGCGAAGGCCAGCTGCTGTTCACGTACCTTCACCTTGCTCCCGATCCGGAGCAGACCAAGGACCTGCTGGCTTCCGGTGCGACCTGCATCGCTTACGAGACCGTGACCGACGCCCGCGGCGGTCTCCCGCTGCTGGCTCCGATGTCCGAAGTTGCCGGTCGTCTCGCTCCGCAGGTTGGTGCCTACACTCTGCAAAAGGCCAACGGCGGTCGCGGCGTTCTGCTCGGCGGCGTTCCGGGCGTTGGTCCGGGCAAGGTTCTGGTCGTTGGCGGCGGTGTCGTCGGCACCCATGCTGCGAAAATCGCGGCTGGTATGGGCGCTGATGTGACCGTTCTCGACCGATCGCTGCCGCGTCTGCGCTACCTCGACGACGTGTTCGGCGGCACATTCAAAACCTCCTACGCGTCGGCTGCCAACACCATCGAACTGGCCCGCGAAGCCGACCTGATCATCGGTGCTGTCCTCGTTCCTGGCGCTGCCGCGCCGAAGCTGATCAAGCGCGACCAGCTGAAAGAACTGAAGCCTGGCGCGGTCCTTGTCGACGTTGCCATCGACCAGGGCGGCTGCTTCGAGACCTCGAAGGCCACCACGCACCAAGACCCGATCTACGAAGTCGACGGCGTGATGCACTACTGCGTTGCCAACATGCCGGGCGCTGTCGCCCGCACCTCGACCATCGCTCTGGGCAATGCGACCATGCCGTTCATGATCGCGCTGGCTAACAAAGGTTGGAAGAAAGCCTGCGCCGATGACAAGCACCTGCTGAACGGCCTGAACGTTCACGCCGGCCAGCTGACCTACGCCGCTGTTGGCGAAGCACTCGGCATTGAGACGGTCGATCCGGCCTCGCTGCTGTAATTTCCACTCGCAGAAATTGAAAAGGCCCGCCAATTACGGCGGGCCTTTTTGTTAGCCTTGCGGACCTGCGGGGATTTTGTCGGTACGCAGTTCGTCGCGGATCTGCATGAGGATCTCCAACTCGGTCGGAGCCTTCGGCGCTTCGGGGATCGGGGTGTCCTCTTTTTCGGTCATCTCGTCACGCACGCGGTTCACAAAGCGGACCAGCAGGAACACGACAAACGCGATGATGAAGAAGTTCACGACGGCCATAATAAACGAGCCGTAAGCGAAAATCGCGGCCCCTGCATCGCGCGCTTCCTGAAGGCTTGCGTCTGCCGGAACATCGCCACTGAGAACCCAATAGGTGTTGGTAAAATCAAGGCCGCTGGTGATCACGCCGATGATCGGGTTGATCAGATCCTTGACGATCGAGTTGACGATCGCAGTGAAAGCCGAGCCGACGATGATACCGACGGCAAGGTCCATAACGTTGCCCTTGGCAATGAACGCTTTGAATTCCTTATACATTTCCCTCAATTCCTTATTAAAAGGGTGCGCTATCCTGCGCTTTACCGCACATACTTAGCGTTACCCGCCCACATGTCTAATCCTTCATATCGCACAATGGATGCCTAGGTATTGAGAGAATAATTTCAGGAGGCTTTCATGGCCGATTTATCTACTTTCGAAATCAACAAACGCTGGCCCGCCCAGAACCCAGAGCTTATTCAGCTCTACGCCTTCCCGACCCCGAACGGCAAAAAGATCCCGTTCGCGCTGGAGGAAATGGGTCTGGAGTACGAATACCATCAGGTCTCGCTCAGCGACACGGACGTGAAGAGCCCCGAGTTCCTCTCGCTCAGCCCGAACAATAAGATCCCCGCGATCATCGATCCGAACGGTCCCGACGGTGAGCCGCTCGGCCTTTTCGAAAGCGGTGCGATCCTGATTTACCTTGCAGACAAAAGCGGCAAGTTCATCGGCCGCAACGCGCACGAGCGCTACACCGTGATCCAGTGGCTCATGTTCCAGATGGCTGGCGTCGGTCCGATGTTCGGTCAGCTCGGCTTCTTCTACAAGTTCGCGGGCTCCAAGATGGAAGACCCGACAGCGCGCGACCGCTACATCAACGAAGCCAAGCGCCTGCTGAACGTGGTCAACACCCAGCTTGAAGGTCAGGACTGGATCGCCGGCGAATATTCCATTGCGGATATGGCGCTGGTGCCGTGGCTAGAGGCTCTCGACTTCTACGAGGCCAAAGAGGTCACCGATTTCGATCAGTTCACCAACGTCCACGCCTACATCGAACGTTTCAACGCCCGTCCGGCCATCAAGAAAGCGCTTGAGTGCGTTGCAATTCAGGCCTGATCAGGCACATTTACCCGCTGGCGGCGCATTTTGTAGATCTGCGACGCCAGCCCCCACGGGGGCACGCTGCGGCACATGTCGGTGATCATTTTGACGTCCGCCGTCAGCCCGCGCATCCAGCCGACCTTTGCATTTTTAAAGGGGCTGACAACTTCGGGCCACTGTACGACGGCGATACGCGCGTCGCGGTCCATCAGCAGTCGGTTCATGAACACCTCAAGCCCGAACTTCGGCAGCTTTCGCAGTTCGGAAATCTTCGAGGCCAGCACCTCGCGTTCAATCACACGCTCGCCGCTGATGTAATCGATCCCGATCCGGTGCCAGATTTTCGGAGCATTCTTGCG
Above is a window of Marivivens aquimaris DNA encoding:
- a CDS encoding DUF1013 domain-containing protein, whose amino-acid sequence is MSDKPIMAKATAVWLIDNTTIGFKQIADFVGMHELEIQGIADGEVAQGVKGFDPVANNQLTQEEIDKAEKNPLHKLKLKFNPAAVGEEKRRGPRYTPLSKRQDRPNSILWLVKFHPELPDGAIAKLVGTTKPTIQAIRERTHWNIANMQPVDPVALGLCKQSELDQAVQKANANKGTAMSDDERRKLVSTEQSLGMDADEPKMPSSIAGLETFTLSENSGNEELMDNDKIDDDFSDAESFFNLPSGGDDDEDDK
- a CDS encoding ribonuclease T2, with amino-acid sequence MRSTLAALALGLFPQIAVSQDIAGEFDYYVLSLSWSPNWCTIEGDARGSTQCDEDEDFGWIMHGLWPQYERGYPEYCDTDFRKPSRRQTRDMADIMGTDGLAFYQWNKHGVCSGLSSEDYYALARKAYERIQIPTAFAKLQDQVSLPASLIEEAFVQDNPEMEPDGITITCRSGYIQEARICLTRDLEFRTCSADVVRDCTLDDALFDPVR
- a CDS encoding L,D-transpeptidase — encoded protein: MFNRRSFLASAGMAALSACARPAPEPEPVAPPAPPPPPPMPARYGALYDEPFPVPAVPRGVVPREYWRQEIANPFTDMEEGGIVVDPDAAFLYLIEPNGRALRYGVSVGAAGFEWQGDALVQYQRDWPVWKAPDSMVERWPQFEPYSVANGGMPGGPGNPLGARALYLFQNGEDTLYRIHGACEPETVGKAVSSGCIRMIDQDAIDVATRVRHHAPVRVLKSVKPEGLTGIY
- a CDS encoding NAD(P)H-quinone oxidoreductase translates to MRAIKITKAGGPEVLKACERPMPEAGAGQVVIKVAYTGVNRPDALQRAGLYAPPPDASDLPGLEASGEVVAVGPGVSLSVGDKVCALLPGGGYAEYVATSASHCLPIPDGMSMRDAACLPETYFTVWSNVFMRGGLKGGERFLVHGGSSGIGTTAIQLAKAFGARVFATAGSADKCDACEELGAEKCFNYREEDFVEGMKAVGGANLILDMVGGEYINRNIKSLAMEGRLVQIAFLQGSKADVNWAQLMMRRLTFTGSTLRPQSDAAKAAIADQLREHVWPLLGAGRIKPIVYKEFSLDEAADAHTLMESSAHIGKLVMRVAGE
- a CDS encoding COQ9 family protein yields the protein MPVTPLSPAVERLLDAIEPNVVFDGWTDTAFEHAANAAGMTKAEALAICPRGAVDLAVAYHNKGDAAMVARMQSGELDEMRYSEKVAAAIRFRLEAADRELVRRGTTLFALPHLAPVGAGLIWGTADLIWETLGDTSDDYNWYSKRTILSGVYSSVVLYWLGDETGGEATNAFIDRRIADVMSFEKFKGAVKKTPVLGAFAGGLEKMLSGIKAPVRGRQDDLPGRWTLNE
- the rpsU gene encoding 30S ribosomal protein S21, encoding MQVSVRDNNVEQALRALKKKLQREGVFREMKLKQHFEKPSVQKAREKAEAIRRQRKLARKKLQREGLL
- a CDS encoding Lrp/AsnC family transcriptional regulator — translated: MTDFGIDPTDQRILTILQKEGRLSNADLAERVNLSPSACHRRVQHLEKGGYITGYVALVNPRKVGRKTTVFVEITLNGQADETLDAFEKAVARVPDVLECHLMAGTADYLLKVVAEDAEDFARIHRRHLAKLPGVQTLQSSFSLKTVRQTTALPI
- the ald gene encoding alanine dehydrogenase, which gives rise to MHIGCPKEIKPQEFRVGMTPSAVQEAVAHGHTVTIETNAGAGAGFTDEDYTAAGASIAAKAEDIFAAADMIVKVKEPQAVERKMLREGQLLFTYLHLAPDPEQTKDLLASGATCIAYETVTDARGGLPLLAPMSEVAGRLAPQVGAYTLQKANGGRGVLLGGVPGVGPGKVLVVGGGVVGTHAAKIAAGMGADVTVLDRSLPRLRYLDDVFGGTFKTSYASAANTIELAREADLIIGAVLVPGAAAPKLIKRDQLKELKPGAVLVDVAIDQGGCFETSKATTHQDPIYEVDGVMHYCVANMPGAVARTSTIALGNATMPFMIALANKGWKKACADDKHLLNGLNVHAGQLTYAAVGEALGIETVDPASLL
- the mscL gene encoding large conductance mechanosensitive channel protein MscL, translated to MYKEFKAFIAKGNVMDLAVGIIVGSAFTAIVNSIVKDLINPIIGVITSGLDFTNTYWVLSGDVPADASLQEARDAGAAIFAYGSFIMAVVNFFIIAFVVFLLVRFVNRVRDEMTEKEDTPIPEAPKAPTELEILMQIRDELRTDKIPAGPQG
- a CDS encoding glutathione S-transferase family protein translates to MADLSTFEINKRWPAQNPELIQLYAFPTPNGKKIPFALEEMGLEYEYHQVSLSDTDVKSPEFLSLSPNNKIPAIIDPNGPDGEPLGLFESGAILIYLADKSGKFIGRNAHERYTVIQWLMFQMAGVGPMFGQLGFFYKFAGSKMEDPTARDRYINEAKRLLNVVNTQLEGQDWIAGEYSIADMALVPWLEALDFYEAKEVTDFDQFTNVHAYIERFNARPAIKKALECVAIQA
- a CDS encoding glycosyltransferase family 2 protein; the encoded protein is MTVKISCIIPAYNEEARIGHVLDSVVGHPLVDEVIVVDDGSSDGTADVVEGREGVTFIKMERNRGKTWAVTEGIEAAKGSHLLLVDADLLGLEAWHLTALISPIVYNQADVSISLRKNAPKIWHRIGIDYISGERVIEREVLASKISELRKLPKFGLEVFMNRLLMDRDARIAVVQWPEVVSPFKNAKVGWMRGLTADVKMITDMCRSVPPWGLASQIYKMRRQRVNVPDQA